The sequence below is a genomic window from Pseudorasbora parva isolate DD20220531a chromosome 4, ASM2467924v1, whole genome shotgun sequence.
TTTATTCTTGAACATATGCTTTATCATTTGCTGCAATATGTTTTGATTAGCGCTTTTGTTGTCTGTCCTCGCGCAGCTGTCACTGCGGATGTTCGTGCGCTCGTGCGTCACGCCGTCACGTGACTCACCGTACTGTCTGCAAACTTCAACAGGCAAACTAACCAACCCAGTGAACTAATCGTGCCTTTTATTAGTTATTTTTCGAGACATTTGAGAAACGAATCCTTAAGGCTAATACAAACAATAAAACGTATTAGATGACGTCAGATGACGTAACTTAATCGTGTCTTGTTGCGTCAACAAAACGCGAGTGCTTGGTCATTATTTGCCAAAACCCAATGCTTACAAGCTAACTAGACATTCCTGTTTATCTTTGAGCAATAACGCCTAGCGTGCTTTATGTAAATGGCATACTCATACTTTTACCATTACTGATTAGCCAGATAACCTATGCAAGTATACGGTGTACAGCAGCATCCCACAATGCAGTGCCCTTAAATTAAAGGATTACttcagccaaaaatgtaaattctgtcattaattccttgACCCCAGGTTGTTcaaaacccgtaagacctttgtccatcttcagaacacaaattaagatatttttaatgaagtccAAGAGCTCTCAGatcctccatagacagcaatttaacaCTTTCTCCAGAGGTTCAGCCTTAATGtaatgaagcgacaagaatactttttatgtgcaaaaacaagcaaaaataacgactttattcaacaattttctTGTCTGTGCTAGTCTACTACTCCGTTTACGTTATAAATACAGTGCAGTTCCACGTCAAAAGCGCTGCACTGTTTACgtgatttttgtttgtttttgcacacaTTATTCTCATCACTTCACAACGTTAAGGCTGAACctctggagtcacatggactatttttaACCATGTCTTTACTGACTTTCTGGACCTTGTAAGTGttcattaaattgctgtctatggcgGGACAGAGAGCTTTCAGACTTCTCTtcatatactaatatatatatattaggattAGTATATCAAATATATAAGATATGAAATAtcatcatttgtgttctgaagatgaacaaaggtcttttGGAATGAAAACCTTATTGGTTTGGGACGGCATGAGGATGAGGAATTAATAACAGAAATTATAATTTTGGGTGCGCTTATCCCTTTAACCTTGCATTTCCAGTGGGATGAATGAACTGGAAACATTATATGGACCATGACTTGTAACATTTCCTTCTTAATTTGATGGGACTGTCAATGTGTCAGCGCTGCATACTGTTTCACTGTCATTTGTAAAAGTAGCATGTAGTGCAGTAAGTGCACGCTATTAACAGTACACAAGTATTCTGTTCTGAGTATAGACACTCTGCTATTGTTTGGATCAGGGACGCGTACGTTTGGCTTGGTTAGCTTTGCAAGTTACCCCTACTAAGAAAATGTCGCAGCTACATAATAATGTGACCAAAACCTCTTTCTACATTAAAGACCATTTACATGATGCTTGTATTCTGTGTTTCGTTggttggccagaggagaactgagcctggtttctcccaaggtttgaTGCCGTTTTGTTTTAGATCTGAAATGAGCTGTTTGCATCATTGAATTATTctcctgttatcactgtaaagctgctttgaaacaatctgtattgcataaagcgctatataaataaaggtggcTTGACTTGACTTCTGATTTGATTAAATTGATGTTTTACCAATGAACAGGGTTCTTTAGGGTCTTTAAATGTGACATAGACTTGTTTTCCCCTGCTTAGACTGCTGTAATAATAGGCAATGGTGACTTAATGGCAATTAATAGCCTTTGTCAATGGAGGTCAGTCGGCTAATGTCTGAACCTGCGGTGCGGTTTAAATACTCTTTTTCCATTGATGTACCAAATTAAGGCAAGATAGGGTAAAAACAACTAAACTAATAGATTTAATCATACTTTCCCAGTTTAATAACCACAGTACATTAAGATACTTATTTTCTATTGCACGCtttgtgaaatgtaatgtgaaaaatattcaaattagaTATGatctaaataattaaatatgcactAATTTGCAGACATTTCTAGAACAGAAACGTAAACACGGGCCaggttgatttttttaaaaaaaaaatattttgttgacataaatgtttttacagAAGGGAAAACTAGTTTTTTGGAATAGATTGTTATAAGAAGAAATCCTTCAGTACAAACCTTCAAAATCTAGATAAGATAAGTATGTAAGCTTAGGTGTACACCGTAAAAAGTAAAACACTATTTCTACTCAAAATTGTGGCAACAGATTACAAGCAATATTATGAATTAAATTCAACAAATAAGAATTGAGttagaattaattaaattaattcctTAAATGTCAACTAATCTGAATAACAGATGAATGAAGAACTCTTTATATTTTATTGCCAACATTAAACACCCCGGCTGATGacgagcagaatcactgaaggcaAGAGAAACACAGGacctacaactgacttcagccgcAGCTTTAAACGAAATCAACTGgaaagacattaaatctctcattactaaccagactgactttatttctgtcatttGTCCACAGTTCTTATTGAGAagtaacagaggtttagatgttgatgttttattgaaaatgtttggtcaccattatggagatcagtgtttgctttagttgggcagtttgactcttATCAGTTTGTGGTTTTTGTAACTCTGTATGTAAATAGCctaatctagacgcaccctagcggcagcgaATCTAATCAGACATCTCTTTATGTGGGTCTGGCCTGTCAGGCTAGTATGTAAATGCTGCTGAAGTGGAAAACTACCTTTAAAAATACACTTTGTAATTGAAATATACAGATTCAAATGTGTATTTTGCGTGTTTTCACTCCACTGGTCTAAAAGAAGAGAAGActagatgtaaaaaaaaaaaacatcttagaTTTAACCAATCAATAATCATAAATGAAATATTGTTTTACCTGTAGGGCCTTGCCATAAAGCTctttaagacacacacacacacacacacacacacacacaaaaaaaaacactttctaGTAGTTTcctctttaaagggttagttcactccaaaatgaaatttgtcattaactcctcaccctaatgtcgttccacacccgtaagacctccgttcatcttcacacacagtttaagatattttatatttagtccgagagggtatgtaagtgtatgcacactatactgtccatgtccagaaagggaataaaaacatcatcagagtagtccatatgagacatcagtgggttaatcagagtctcttgaagcgtcggaaatacattttggtccaaaaataacaaaaactacgactttattcagcattgtcttctcttccatgtttgtcttgaatcctcaaataaagatttaaacggttataaatcagaatattgattcatgattcggattgcgtgtcaaactgctgaagtcacgagacattggcgatccgaatcatgaatcaattcgctgattcataaccgtttaaatctttatttgaggattcaagtcaaacgtggaagagaagacaatgctgaataaagtcgtagtttttgttatttttggacccaaatgtattttcgatgcttcaagagactctgattaacccactgatgtctcatatggactactgtgatgatgtttttattccctttctggacatggacagtatagtgggcatacacttgcatacgctctcagactaaatataaaatatctgaaactgtgtgtgaagatgagcggaggtcttacgggtgtggaacatttcattttggggtgaactaaccctttaacatctaCAAAACTAGTTCTTACAAAAGTGTGTGTTGTCTCCTTTTGACCGTCACCTCTTGCTCCACAGATGGAGGACGTGGCCTCAGCCCCGGTTCTCGCAGGCCCGTCCCAGCCCACGTTTTCCCGCCCGTCAGGCTCCGAGCGTCGGAACCGCAAGTCCGGCACGGCCAACATCTTTCAGGGGGTGAACCTGCGGCAGCTGAAGCGGCTCTTCCAGGCGGCGGGCGACCCGGACGCCGAGCAGAGGGCCCGCATGGTGTGGGGCAACCGGAGAGCAGCGGACGGGGCGGAGGCGGAGGAGGAGGCTGCGGATGGAGCCGTGGCGGAGGTGGAGACCGGTTTGGCACAGGCGCTGGTGGGACTCCGCGTCCGAGCGCGGAACAGAAGCGGCCTCAG
It includes:
- the avpi1 gene encoding uncharacterized protein avpi1: MEDVASAPVLAGPSQPTFSRPSGSERRNRKSGTANIFQGVNLRQLKRLFQAAGDPDAEQRARMVWGNRRAADGAEAEEEAADGAVAEVETGLAQALVGLRVRARNRSGLRVEAHKDTTGTRWVRAFGHLRINECSLGQTSEVITGEDNDGNADGNDDLSALGACGGQGSSEAGSCDQADFLSPEEETQGPSDGPRWSWNGAQEKDPERYLHRIRH